Genomic DNA from Panulirus ornatus isolate Po-2019 chromosome 9, ASM3632096v1, whole genome shotgun sequence:
gagtgggagatgtataaaagaaagagacaggaggtcaagagaaaggtgcaagaggtgaaaaagagggcaaatgagagttggggtgagagagtatcattaaattttagggagaataaaaagatgttctggaaggaggtaaataaagtgcataagacaagggagcaaatgggaacttgagtgaagggcgctaatggggaggtgatatatatatatatataaatatatatatatatatatatatatatatatatatatatatatatatatatatatatatatatatatattcttcaaagcaaacacctgatccacacatcctctcccacttctgaaaacacactgctcttccccaatctgatgctctgtacatgccttcaccctttcagtcaataccctcccatataatttcccaggaatactcaacaaacttatacctctgtaatttgaacactcacctttatcccctttgcctttgtacaatggcactatgcaagcattccgccaatcctcaggtacctcaccatgcgtcatacatacattaaataaccttaacataCATCAATTAACCTtactaccagtcaacaacacagtcacccccttttttaataaattccactgcaataccatccaaacccgctgccttgccggctttcatcttccgcaaagcttttactacctcttgtctgttatCAAAATTTATCATAACTATTTTGCTTAAAAAAATTCATTAACCTGTCAATGTGATAATTGTCACTGAGCAATTCATTCATGGACCTGCCATGTAATGAATCTATTCTCTGCTCTCAATTAAAAAGAACACATTCCATTAAAATGCATTTTATTGTCAAACCAGAAAGACAGATGTGACAATAATGAacctgtctttcttcactatttGACTTCAAGTAGTTACGCATGAGATGAGTATGTCCTATTCGGAGCCTAGTCATGATGACGCTTTGTCTTCGATTTGGGTAATTTAAGGATTCCCATATTTTGATCTTAAGTAGTAGACCTTTTATCTTTTGATTTGTTAAATTACTTCTTTTCATTGGACATGAGGGTTGTGAGGGCATAGGGAATGGGTTGTTCAACTCCTGCATCCATTACATGACTAAAATGACTGCCCCTAACCCATGACTTGAAGCATCACATGTCAATTTCAAGGTTCTTCCTTCAGCTCTGTGAACTGACAACCTAGTCTCAAATGAGCCCTCCCTGCACCAGCAGCAGGTAAGAACAAACAGCTCATCATCCACGGCCATGTAACTAGGCGGAATAATCTGGACCATCCCATCTACGTTGGCAGAGTGATAAATCTCTATATAAACTGCGAAGTGTGGTAAATCTCTATATAAACTACAGTGCCTTGATAAACAAACAGATTTGACTCAATCACCGTGCGCATGCGCTGTGTATATCAAAACTAAGGATCAGATAAGTAAAGGAAATATGAATAATTACAATAAATACAGAGCAAAAAGCAGTCAGTTTTATTAGTTATACTACACTGGAGATCCTAGATAGCATCCATATTATGAAGATAACCGCTTTTGAAAACACGGAACCTCGAATCTTGTATATGGTTTTATTTATACGGATAGAGACTGGCTGTACTCTTTTATACCACATCAGACTATATCGTGTCATTAGCCTGTAAAACATGTAGATAACTGGTATAGCGTTTCAAGAATCTCAATAAATCATATTCATTGCAGTGAAGTAAGTTGGATGAAGGGTCTACTCAAACACAACTGACATAAAAACCATAGGAGTCTCTAAAAGTATGGATCTTACAAGTCTGCTATGTGTAATGCATGATTGGTAGATGTCTAAGTGAAAacgacagaaggtcaagaggaaggtgtaggggttgaaaaagagggggaaatgatagttggggtgagcgagtatcggtaaacttttgggagaataagatgttttggaaggatattATCAATGTGCGAAAAAATGAACAATCAGAAACATTggcgaagggggcaaaaggggaattgataacaggtactgattgagtgaggaagaaatggagtgagtatttccacggatagagtagcagatgtagggtgttttggtcgaggtgcaaGATGAACTgaaagtcagggagagtggtttgattaagagggaaaggtggtgaaagccatatgcaagataaaatgtggcaaggcacctggagtggatggtactgcagctgaatttattaagaaaagagtGAGTCTTGATTCATTAGGATGTTCAGTGTACGAACTGATCATGGTAGGTACCTTAGGATTATCGAAATACGTTTAAAGGCGAGGGGGATAAGATAAGTATTCAAAATAcataggtacaagtttgttgagtatatttgTTTAGGCGCATGGAAGAGTCTtgacagagggtgaaggcatgtacgggaCATCAGAGCAGAAGTGGTGgcggatgtatggatcaggggttTCCTTTAAAGactgtgtgagaaatagagaaacaggTGGGTTTGTATATgctatctatggatctggagaaagcacgtgacatggttgataaagatgccttgtgcaaagttttaagaatatacggtgttggaggaaagctccTCGAAGCAttgagaagtatttatcaagggtgtaaagtaaGTGTACCATTagggagaaaggagagtgaattgATCCATGTGATTTTGGTTTGCAATATCGGGTGTGATATTATGTTTGTttagtttatgaatggggtgagggaggtaaatgcaacgaGTTTTTGAGATGGGCGAGGATGCAGTTTGTGGATAATGAGGGGGACCTGGGAAGAAAGTCAGTTTTTTGttaatgatacaacactggtggaagattcgagtgagtaattacagaggttggtgacagtttgggtgtgtgtgtgtgtgtaaggagaaagttgagagtaaacatgaataaaagcaaagttatcgagatcagcagtgttgagggacaggttagctgggttgtgcatttgaatggaaagaaattggatgaagtaaagtgtttagttACCCGGGAGTGGACTTTGTAGTAAATGAAACCGTAGAAGGGAGTCATGTGGTGAATATTGCTGggggtgctgaagaatgtgtggagagagagaagattaccCGAAAGGGCAAAAGAACTGTTTAAAAGAACTGTAGTTCCAGCAATAGTATATGGATGAGACAACGGctgtagacagagttgtgcagaggagggtattgtgttagagatgaaatgtttgagaactatatgtgatgggaggtggtttgatgaagaaagtaatgaaagggtaagagatgtgtggtaataaagtgtgtggttAGGAAAGAGGAAGATTGTGTActaaaatgatttggaaatacttggggaacgagtgaggaaaggttaacaagaggatatacgtgtcagaagtgtgtgtgagagagagagagagagagagagagagagagagagagagagagagagagagagtctcctatTGAGGATCAGATGGCCACTTTGTTACCTGTATTTTGACTATAGCCATGTTTGCCGTGCATTTTCATAAGCATGACCAAATTCTATCAACTAAAATAACGAGAATTAAAACAGATTTTACCCGCTAGGGAGATTAGAAGAGGTTTCCCTACAACTGCATCAAATACTTTTACTGATGAACCCTAATGGCTCCACTATTACTAGAAATGCCTTATATCGTATATTTGATAAATTTAGATATAATGTTAGCAGCCTTTTCCCGAAGCTATTATCAGTTATGAGCTAAAATTACTTGTCATTAACATGTTTTTTCGACAGTATTCTGATAGTCGGCAAAACAGCACTGAACCACTGATCCAGACGAGTCGGCAAAGTAGAGTATGAACCATTAATGGCGACGACTAACCATAGTGAAAAATATGTATCTTGCCTTCTATGCAAAACTACTTAATAgatatatttatcataattacctaCTACATTTATATTCAACCATAACTTCGGCTGCAGAGTTAGGTTTCCTTCCTGCATACAAGAGCATCACGATTTTAGATTAACCTTATTTTCCTATACGCAAATAACCCTTTACTATTATCCTTTACGTAAATAATTATTTACTAAATATTTGATCAATTCTATCGCTCCAAATCTTGCGCCGCAGTTATTTCTACtactaaaatgaaatatataaagtacTCTAGATATAGCAATTTTCTAAATCTAATTTCGAtgcagatattaaaaaaaaatccaaaaattcaTATCAACTCATGTTCCATAACTATTTTCGAAACACTCAAATAATATGCTCCATAACATTTGATAAACATTTTAATCCATAAAATCACCCTATTTCCAAACACTATGACGATGCAGAACTAAAAGCAGATTTATAGACTATGAACATTAACCTAtttatcatcaaacaatataATCCCACAAGGTTATCACACCAGGGACGACCTGCAGGTTAACATGACACGAGTCGGTGCTGCCAGACGTTCGACATCAGACGTTACACTAATCTATGAGGATagttgaggaggaaggagacatGCATTGTCGTTTAGCGTGTTAAGATATATACGATACTCACGAATTCTTACCATATTAGTATTCAAAGGTTAGTAAATGTAAGTATTTCTGCTGCGGGTTTTGAGCTTTGCAAATGTTGGAGTGAAGCATTCCGTTCCGTGTGTGTGGTGAATGAATTTTTTACTCATGTTAAGGAAATTTATTGGGGAAAACATTTCATCTATAACACTAGAGTAACAAACATACATGATTATTCATGAAATCCCAAAATAGACGATATAATGATGTATCTTTAAATTTCGAACACCTACAACTCCCATTACGATAAAAACATCACAATCTACATTTAGTTCCTAGAGTGCCATTCGCTGTAAAATCCATTTATATTATCTGGTACTAGGTGTGCAAAGTGTTTTGCTCAAGGGGCAACAGAAGACAGCTTCTTAAAATACTTTGCCGATCCATAACTTTCTAATGTTAGGAAATTGGTTGGATCTCAAACTCGATATGGCGTGAGCCATATTGAGCATGGTTTCCAGCAGCACTGAAGTATACTGAAATGGACTGCAGACACACTGCTTTGGAGTGCATATACCTTTGCATCCACAGCCTGCACTTACGTAGCTCATTAACAAGATGTAACGCATGATCGAGAAAGGGAAAGTAATCCAGCTGGCTGAATCAGCACATTTGTACTGAAGTCAGTCCTCTACATCTGCTCCAGTCTGATAGCAAATGCTCGTGTGCAGGTCGTTGTTGCACAAGTTGTACAAAATGTAAAGACAACCTAACCCTGCACACATGGTTTAGGGCTTCACATTGGTAACTTCTTGGAATTCTTTCACGGTCACAGActgtttaggatatatatatatatatatatatatatatatatatatatatatatatatatatatttttttttttgctttgacgctgtctcccgcgtttgcgaggtagcgcaaggaaacagacgaaagaaatggcccaacccacccccatacacatgccttgattcaatccactgacagcacgtcaaccccggtataccacatcgctccaattcactctattctttgccctcctttcaccctcctgcatgttcaggccccgatcacacaaaatctttttcactccatctttccacctccaatttggtctccctcttctcgttccctccacctccgacacatatatcctcttggtcaatctttcctcactcattctctccatgtgaccaaaccatttcaaaacaccctcttctgctctctcaaccacgctctttttatttccacacatctctcttacccttacgttacttactcgatcaaaccacctcacaccacacattgtcctcaaacatctcatttccagcacatccatcctcctgcgcacaactctatccatagcccacgcctcgcaaccatacaacattgttggaaccactattccttcaaacatacccatttttgctttccgagataatgttctcgacttccatacattcttcaaggcccccagaattttcgccccctcccccaccctatgatccacttccgcttccatggttccatccgctgccagatccactcccagatatctaaaacacttcacttcctccagtttttctccattcaaacttacctcccaattgaattgaccctcaaccctactgtacctaataaccttgctcttattcacatttactcttaactttcttctttcacacactttaccaaactcagtcaccagcttctgcagtttctcacatgaatcagccaccagcgctgtatcatcagcgaacaacaactgactcacttcccaagctctctcatccccaacagacttcatacttgcccctctttccaaaactcttgcattcacctccctaacaaccccatccataaacaaattaaacaaccatggagacatcacacacccctgccgcaaacctacattcactgagaaccaatcactttcctctcttcctacacgtacacatgccttacatcctcgataaaaacttttcattgcttctaacaacttgcctcccacaccatatattcttaataccttccacagagcatctctatcaactctatcatatgccttctccagatccataaatgctacatacaaatccatttgcttttctaagtatttctcacatacattcttcaaagcaaacacctgatccacacatcctctaccacttctgaaaccacactgctcttccccaatctgatgctctgtacatgccttcaccctctcaatcaatcaatatatatatatatatatatatatatatatatatatatatatatatatatatatatatatatatatatattggaaaggatcacaattttgcttgtgatcaagtatattcctacgagcccatggggactcataggaatatatatatatatatatatatatatatatatatatatatatatatatatatatatatatgcgccataTCTTCAAGCCATTTTTGTAACGAGCTGCAGTTTTATGACGTACACAAACGTAACTAATGACTCGTGCATGTCATCACACATTTTGGGCAAGTCTGTGTTCAAAGCAAGTAGTGAATTATCACTATATACCCGCATTACAGACTGCAAACCAGATCACCTTTCTTTTGTAGGATATACTTGCATCGCTAAACAAACTTGCCAAGTTCATTGAGAAAGCAGTAGCGAATGTAAGGGAACCAGTGTTAATGACGACTCTTTTACAACTTGAGTAACCGTCATAAATACAATTGCCAGATGTTAGTTGTAACCTCGGTCTATTGACTTGTTCACCATCAAAGATCATCCTTTCTCAATATTATGCAATTCATCTCTAGCTTTTATAATTCAACATTTCTAAAAATCGTTGTGTATTTTGTACCACTATTATTTGACAGAAAAATGATCTTATAACCCCAGAAAAAGGCGATCATCTACATCAAATTTAAGATCAAATAACAATAGCTAATCTAATCTCACTTCCTCCACTCTTATCTTGTTTGCTGTTATACATGAAGTATCGAGTACACTCACTGTGATCCACAGATTTGTCAGCTTTTTCTCATTTGCAAAGTTTACAAAGGAGATGAAGCGGTTCTTTACCACTCGTGGTAAACCACTTTAAATTTGGAAAGATTCTCtccattttcctctaaatttttagtACAGCCTAACGTTTACACTTAAGAGGAAAATCAGTATATGAAGATGCCAAGTCTGTTAGTTCTCTGCTACTCGTAACCTCACGACTACGAGAACCAAGGGACTCGCTCTCCACTAGAGTTGGCACGCACGTGCATTCCTGCACGTGGCGCTTCCTCCGAAGTGCcactccgcgtgttgcttcgTGGTGTGGCTGGCCCAGACACGCCTCTCACTCGACACACCAGCCATCAtctcaccttcaccagtttcctggagcaGGTTGATGTCCGAGGTTAGTTCTAGAATCCTGGTTTTAtatgacgccttgcgtcggagacctttgatcgcttaGCCCGTCCTAGATGGAACCATCTCCCGCACCGCTGGTTCAAGCCTTGTCCGGCAaccagtgagggaccagctgccatcttgGCCTGCTGATGTAAACCAGAGTAAAGCGACGCGTCCTGGATGGATTGTGATCGAAGCTCAAACGTACCATGTATATTCTTTCTGAAAGTATGATTAAGccaaaatataatttcttttttatcgCTAGGCAAATTTCCCTAAATTTCAGTTTTCAGATTCCTAAACTAAGCACTGAAAATTCCCCAAAACTAAAATTTTCCTGTAACTGGTGGACATTCTTGAACACAGTTGCCAGCCGTATTTATTTATATCGCCAGAATTATTCCTAAAATAAACTAAAAACGATACATAAAAAAATGAGTGTTAAGGATAGAAAAAAAGAGGCTGAATTACACATTTAGATAAAACCTACTTACAACGCTATATATGCCAGCATTGATCTTGATTATAACTACCGAACACTAATTCATTGACACAAATAGTTTATATGTCATACTATGATaattatatgggggagggggggacattaTTCCAACTCGCCCAAGCCACAATCTTTCCCCACGTTGGTTGCGAGTTCATGGGCGTCTGTCCGGTAGACATTTCTAGCCACATTCTTAAGAAATTCGAAACCACAAATATTTTCGATGTCGATGCAGCCCACACTATACGGTCAAGATTGTTCAGTTCAAAGCAATGTAAACACAGCATTGGTTTGACAAGCTTATGACTGAACACAAAATGATCACCACCATTCGAACAAGGTAATGCACGCAATGTTAAAACTaaaaaatctttaaattttttgttttcaaaatttctttgtgGATAACTATTGCCCAAAGCAATAATGCGTCCCAGGTATCTGTCCACTTCACGCGTTGTGGTTCTCTACTGAAAATCAATCCGAGAATTGACGCATTTTTGCTTAAACACTTTTTTCGAATTCCAGCATTTCTGACAATGTCGGATGCAGACATTTATATGCCTTCAGATATACACTGTAGAACATGAACATTACTTGGTCATTGCTGATGTTTCATAAGGGCAACAAGAAACTCTATATTCCCTCGGCGAAAGTACTTTATCGGGAATTTACAGTCTGCAGGGATGTGTACAGTCTTGATCAAGGTGGTTTGGGCTGGGAACATATTGAAAACTTGCCAAGACGATAACTATTAGCCGAAAAATGTGATATCAGGATACACTGCCATGTTCTGATAAGACAAGAGCATTTTTAGAGCTAAGCAGCAATGTTAATATCAGGCCTATTCAAATTTGAATACAACTATTTGAGGGTGTGGCAAAACCTCAATATACACCGAAATCAGGAAATATGAATTAGAATAACAGTACACGCAGTGCCTTCAtttttctctatgaatgtcaAAGGATAAAATTCGCATTCATGGAAAGGTTTTCATGATTACATTCAAAATCCCAAGTTTCTTAATTCACGAGTTGAAAAATAGAATAATCTTGTATCAATGTATTTTAAGGCAGtatcgaaaaaaaaatacaataatgcTATGAATGAAGTTCCAACAATAAAGTTCGCTAAACCGTATTGCATTATTTCCTCTTTATAAAGATCGTTCGTAATCTGATATAGGTGTGCGTGCAGCACCTTGGTCTCCAGTCAATTACATATATAAGGAATTCATAATCCTAAGCAGTTACACAGTCGACTAAAAGCAGATTGCTTCAAGCAGTCAAACAGAAAGGACAGTTACAGACAACAGACAACCTTGATGTATTAAGAAATTCATTTACCTGGAAAGTGATTTTGTAGAACTTAAGATCAGCGTCCCTACACATGGCTGTTGGTACGTCTTCTCCTGGGATACAAGTTTGTCATTGCTTCTGGAACAAAGTTAATGGTCTGTTGATATACTTTACTCTTGTTAATACCCACGTCGGCGCCGAGTGCTAATTTTAACGTATTACGCTGTAGAAACTATGCACGGTGGAGGGAAAACAATCATGTATGACAGCCGGGACCGAACTGGAGATCTGTGGcattataaaacaaaaaaatcgaAAAATTTTACATTGAAAAATTAAAAGCGAGGGATTTGTGGCAAATAATTTGAGTTAAAAACAATGAAAGGTTTTGAGTATGACCATAAGCTACATGGCAGGAGAAACAACGAGATGGGAAGCAAAAATCAATGTAATATCATAACTGCTGGTGTTGTACAAGTTGGGAAATAACTAATGAATACATAACTGGTAGAAACCTGCCAAGCAAAAACGCGTCACCACCAAAATAttgaatacacatacatatacgtgtgtgtgtgtgtgtgtgtgtgtgtgtgtcacgacgtAGACAAAGTATGAAAGACATATCACAGCTGAACTGTCAACGACCTACCGTATATCACCCACAATGTGGAGACGTTGCGTGTTCACGACTGGCAGACACAGCCGCGGGAAGGCCTTCATTACAGACCGGGACGACATGACAGAACCACAGCGATATAATGCATCTGGAACATCAAGAGTATAATGTCAGTATGAAAATCATATCCTTaccaatatatacattttcagcATCTATTTACACTTGGCTTGACAAAACGATAAGAATCTTTCTGGAAACGAGTATAACAATTGTCAAAGTTTCCACATAAAAAACAGACAAGTATTTCTCGGGAGTTGATAAGGTCGACATGAAAATCCCCTTAGGAAAAGATCTCCCACAATAAATTACTAGTGATCAAGAAAACCATAAACCAAAAAAGTACGTGAACTGCACAAATTCACAAGGCACAGTAAACATCCCAACTGCAACGATGATTGTTTAGACACAaaggcgggaggagagagagctaCGAACGAGGATAGACGGACATTAAAATGGCTCAACGTCAGTACACACAAGCTGGTCAACAGGGCTTCACCATGTTCAACCATAACATTACCTGTCTGAGACCTCAACTTCAGAGAACGACAAAATCAGATATAATGACTATCACCACAAACCTTACCAAAACAAAATCCCAAAATTCGGTAGCATGTCCGAAACTGTTATAACACCAATTATGACTGGCTAAGTACTCATGAGGTAATCATCATTAGCACAACTTGCGAGAAAGATTCAAATTAATCAAACTATTCAACTATGCAAATATCCCACTGACAATGAATGATTCCTaacacaagtaaaaaaaaaaaaataccttaagGCTCTACAGCACAAATCCTCTCAATGAATTTGTTTACATGAATCATGGAAAGTCCTGAACTTACAGCTTCACCATCGCCCTCATGTATCATGGAATTAGACGGGGTTTAACAAAAGCCATTTCCATTTAGAAAGCTATGATGTATCGGTCATAGCTTCAGGCACTTCCGACCAATCCACCACTTTCAACAACATCGGAGAGTCCAATATACACTCTGGTAGAAAGCCTAGCCAAGTTTGTGCTTAGGTTCATATCAGAGTCATATACTGTCCATAAAGTGAAGCAGTCAGCAGAGATCATTCCTATGATCGTCGATTACGTAAACACTATCATTAAAAACAAAGAAACCAAGACAACTTTACCTGAGCAAGATCTCATCGCGACTGAGGCATATGATACTTAATTGCTTCCTACTTCGCCTCTGCTACAAGTTCATGCAGAAGTTTTGTGAACCCAAATATTTTCGAAGCCTTCATCGTCGAGCAGCAGATTGGTGTATGAGGAACCTCATAAAGTCACCTTTCAATATCAAGATgaaagactgtatatatatatatatatagcctttcaTTGCAACCTCCATGATGTAACCAAAACCATCAACACTAATATTGATAACGAAATGCCGATGTCTTCAAAGCTTAAACGAAGTTTCGATATTGCTTCGGGCATGTGTATGAGCTTGGCGGATGGTTCCATGACATTTACATAGTAATAACGTCTGATAATTGCATTTAAaatatgctgatatatatatatggaatttaatTTTTGTATCTTATTCAACGTTCTTGCGTGAGCGGACAATGTTACCACAACGAGCAACATCTAGAGAACGAAATTTTTCAATAAAATGTTGGTAGTGAGTCACGTTAGTGGCTGAAGGTCACGTTAATTGCTAAAATGCTTCATGAATCATGATTTATTAATGAGAGGTGATTAGTACCCGGATTCGCCAGCAATGTCATAAATAACGTTCATTAAGTGTAATTTTCATCAACAGAATTTGACGATAAATGTATAAAGACTTCTGGGAAAAAATTATGACTGTGTTGAGTTGCAAAAGAAAAATTACACATGTCTTCATTCTGAGGCTGAGAACAGCAGCCAGACCTGCTCTGTTTTCTCTCTGCATCAAACAATCGTCTCCTGGGGTTAAGATGTAATGATATCTGGTGATCAAAACTTCTCGAGAGTGAAGctaggaaaaagaatatatatatatatatatatatatatatatatatatatatatatatatatatatatatatatatatatataaccgcgtATTCCATTGTCTTTACTAGGAACAGAATGATTCTTGCCTTCGTAGTTGTTACATAAACTTCTGCATGTAGTACTTTACATGAATAGTTTTGCCGACAGCCTTCTCTGTGTATACATCTATCAACCAGGCCATGATACAgttttatgaagaaaaaataatcatatccagaaacatcaaacacaacaaacatatcCAACAAAGTCACAAACCCTCCCGGGCCGACCTGTGTCAGTAATGAACTCCAAAAACACACACCTGTGTCAGTAATGacccccaagaacacacacctgtgtcagtaatgacccccaagaacacacacctgtgtcagtaatgaaccccaaaaacacacacctgtgtcagtaatgacccccaagaacacacacctgtgtcagtaatgacccccaagaacacacacctgtgtcagtaatgaaccccaagaacacacacccgacctgtgtcagtaatgaaccccaagaacacacacctgtgtcagtaatgaaccccaagaacacacacccgacctgtgtcagtaatgaaccccaagaacacacacccgacctgtgtcagtaatgaaccccaagaacacacacctgtgtcagtaatgaaccccaagaacacacacctgtgtcagtaatgaaccccaagaacacacacctgtgtcagtaatgaaccccaagaacacacacctgtgtcagtaatgaaccccaagaacacacacctgtgTCAATAATGaaccccaagaacacacacctgtgtcagtaatgagccccaagaacacacacctgtgtcagtaatgacccccaagaacacacacctgtgtcagtaatgacccccaagaa
This window encodes:
- the LOC139750105 gene encoding uncharacterized protein isoform X2; translation: MRSCSDALYRCGSVMSSRSVMKAFPRLCLPVVNTQRLHIVGDIRNDKLVSQEKTYQQPCVGTLILSSTKSLSRKNIHGTFELRSQSIQDASLYSGLHQQAKMAAGPSLVAGQGLNQRCGRWFHLGRAKRSKVSDARRHIKPGF
- the LOC139750105 gene encoding uncharacterized protein isoform X1 produces the protein MRSCSDALYRCGSVMSSRSVMKAFPRLCLPVVNTQRLHIVGDIRSNDKLVSQEKTYQQPCVGTLILSSTKSLSRKNIHGTFELRSQSIQDASLYSGLHQQAKMAAGPSLVAGQGLNQRCGRWFHLGRAKRSKVSDARRHIKPGF
- the LOC139750105 gene encoding uncharacterized protein isoform X3, whose amino-acid sequence is MRSCSDALYRCGSVMSSRSVMKAFPRLCLPVVNTQRLHIVGDIRSNDKLVSQEKTYQQPCVGTLILSSTKSLSRTWQCILISHFSANSYRLGKFSICSQPKPP